The following proteins are co-located in the Micromonospora coriariae genome:
- a CDS encoding L,D-transpeptidase, whose product MPFDRMTPSRRRGGWVAAAVAVAALLIAALLVGQALTPRSTTTDRPVAAAPDPTPSSIEQSPEEPVPSAAPAPDGLPVVDYDPAPKGFPADPATMDTTPLTEGVHPTRRIAAYDAPGGRPLAFLEPTLAGVELTVPIAEERLGWTAVLLPSANRRLAWLPPGGFDTVALRDQIVVERKVHRLTWYRAGKAVRSWQTSLGQKGQETPLGRTFILGRTPPPQDVYGGVDIYALGSVPDDPESVPTGLRGAHIGLHTWYHDGELGEDTTNGCIRVTRSGQRELLAEVRPGSSLVVVEQLPAPPPTA is encoded by the coding sequence GTGCCGTTTGACCGAATGACCCCGTCCCGTCGCCGGGGCGGCTGGGTGGCTGCCGCCGTCGCCGTGGCCGCACTGCTGATCGCCGCGCTCCTGGTCGGCCAGGCCCTCACGCCGCGCTCGACGACCACGGACCGCCCGGTTGCGGCGGCGCCCGACCCGACGCCGAGCAGCATCGAGCAGAGCCCCGAGGAACCCGTGCCGTCGGCCGCGCCCGCCCCGGACGGGCTACCGGTGGTCGACTACGACCCCGCACCCAAGGGATTCCCCGCCGATCCGGCCACAATGGACACCACGCCGCTGACCGAGGGTGTGCACCCGACCCGGCGGATCGCCGCGTACGACGCGCCCGGCGGACGTCCGCTGGCCTTCCTCGAACCGACGCTCGCCGGTGTCGAGCTGACCGTGCCGATCGCCGAGGAACGCCTCGGCTGGACGGCCGTCCTGCTCCCGTCGGCCAACCGGCGGCTCGCCTGGCTGCCGCCCGGCGGGTTCGACACCGTGGCCCTGCGCGACCAGATCGTGGTGGAGCGCAAGGTGCACCGGCTCACCTGGTACCGGGCCGGCAAGGCGGTGCGCTCCTGGCAGACCAGCCTCGGCCAGAAAGGACAGGAGACCCCGCTCGGGCGGACCTTCATCCTGGGCCGCACCCCGCCACCGCAGGACGTCTACGGCGGAGTCGACATCTACGCCCTCGGTTCGGTGCCCGACGACCCGGAGTCGGTGCCGACCGGGCTGCGCGGCGCGCACATCGGGCTGCACACCTGGTATCACGACGGTGAGCTGGGCGAGGACACCACCAACGGCTGCATCCGGGTGACCCGCAGCGGCCAGCGGGAACTGCTCGCGGAGGTCCGCCCCGGCAGCAGCCTGGTGGTCGTCGAGCAGCTCCCCGCCCCGCCGCCGACGGCCTGA
- a CDS encoding alpha-amylase, which produces MHRRRSGSAILALALLASLLVPATVTAPPAVAAPSGGKKVIVQLFEWNWPSVASECQSTLGPKGYGYVQVSPPQEHVRGNQWWLAYQPVSYRIESRKGTRAQFQSMVNTCHAAGVKVIVDAVINHMSGQDAGGTGWAGSSYSHYDYPGIYQTQDFHHCGRNGGDDIANYNDRYEVQNCELVNLSDLKTESDYVRTKIASYLNDLLSLGVDGFRLDASKHMPAADIAAIRGKLSRSAYIVQEVIHGAGEPIQPTEYTGNGDVHEFRYGKDLARVFRSERLAYLRNFGEGWGHLPTGPSSVFVDNHDTQRDAGGVLTYRDRGIYALANAFMLAWPYGSPTVMSSYTFSNRDAGPPSDGANKTLNTTCYSGWECEHRWPVIANMVGFRNATEGAGVANWYDNGNNHIAFSRSGKGFITVNDEDSAVNGRSYYTGLPAGRYCDVIHGTYAGGACNGPVITVDGNGWFAANVPAHDAVAVHIGARV; this is translated from the coding sequence ATGCACCGACGTCGAAGCGGCTCAGCGATCCTCGCCCTCGCCCTGCTTGCCAGCCTGCTCGTCCCCGCCACCGTGACGGCTCCCCCGGCCGTCGCCGCCCCGTCCGGCGGCAAGAAGGTCATCGTCCAACTCTTCGAGTGGAACTGGCCGTCGGTGGCCAGCGAATGCCAGAGCACCCTCGGCCCGAAGGGTTACGGCTACGTCCAGGTCTCACCCCCGCAGGAACACGTGCGGGGCAACCAGTGGTGGCTCGCGTACCAGCCGGTCAGCTACCGGATCGAGTCCCGCAAGGGCACCCGGGCCCAGTTCCAGTCGATGGTGAACACCTGCCACGCGGCCGGGGTCAAGGTGATCGTCGACGCGGTCATCAACCACATGTCCGGCCAGGACGCCGGCGGAACCGGCTGGGCCGGATCGTCCTACTCGCACTACGACTACCCGGGCATCTACCAGACCCAGGACTTCCACCACTGCGGCCGCAACGGCGGCGACGACATCGCGAACTACAACGACCGGTACGAGGTGCAGAACTGCGAGCTGGTCAACCTCTCCGACCTGAAGACCGAGTCGGACTACGTCCGCACGAAGATCGCCTCGTACCTCAACGACCTGCTCTCCCTCGGGGTGGACGGGTTCCGGCTGGACGCCAGCAAGCACATGCCGGCGGCCGACATCGCCGCGATCAGGGGCAAGCTCTCCCGCTCCGCGTACATCGTGCAGGAGGTCATCCACGGCGCCGGTGAGCCGATCCAGCCGACCGAGTACACCGGCAACGGCGACGTGCACGAGTTTCGCTACGGCAAGGACCTGGCCCGGGTGTTCCGCTCGGAGCGGCTGGCGTACCTGCGCAACTTCGGCGAGGGCTGGGGGCACCTGCCCACCGGGCCGTCCTCGGTGTTCGTGGACAACCACGACACCCAGCGCGACGCCGGCGGGGTGCTCACGTACCGGGACCGGGGGATCTACGCCCTCGCGAACGCCTTCATGCTGGCCTGGCCGTACGGCTCGCCGACCGTCATGTCCAGCTACACCTTCAGCAACCGGGATGCCGGCCCGCCCTCGGACGGCGCCAACAAGACGCTGAACACCACCTGCTACTCCGGTTGGGAGTGCGAGCACCGGTGGCCGGTGATCGCCAACATGGTCGGCTTCCGCAACGCCACCGAGGGCGCCGGCGTGGCCAACTGGTACGACAACGGCAACAACCACATCGCGTTCAGCCGCAGCGGCAAGGGTTTCATCACGGTCAACGACGAGGACTCCGCGGTGAACGGGCGCTCGTACTACACGGGCCTGCCCGCCGGCCGGTACTGCGACGTCATCCACGGCACGTACGCGGGCGGCGCGTGCAACGGCCCGGTGATCACGGTGGACGGTAACGGTTGGTTCGCCGCCAACGTGCCTGCGCACGACGCCGTGGCCGTCCACATCGGCGCGCGCGTCTGA
- a CDS encoding ferric reductase-like transmembrane domain-containing protein: protein MVRRRETIEEQMARAKQNQKAPTVRTGTSSRGVRTRSRSATALLIASVLAALWAATMLTGAGQKAYAYGFFFTEFFAGVIALVSLSLTVMLGLLATDRLVLRIAHRVLLQSAHRATGVLGVAGLLFHVLTKVATGRAAATDALVPFVGGGGLYVGLGTVAALLMVSVIWTGIIRARFADVGPKWLWRALHSMAYVAWPFALFHGLNAGRVAKSWVVLSYLACVLLVVLALLVRLSVTIGRRSREQHQAAVRNAAMAGRAGDEGRGRSLMAGLSRRRDTGAEKRPAWAETTTATWAAPATARPRDPDRFTVPVVPEPGSLTEPARPGRRQRDEEPAARRSTERAARGRRDELEPATRRSTRRDVDEPRRRDEEELEPVARRRGERTRDRDEAASTRRRRSGAPVEEPVAEPSTRRSRVEDDGSRYSAPPRRTVEEPEEPWDSPRRWQAAEPISAGPVSAEPISVGPISAGPISAAPRSGSGRHSAEDDLPEEPDYWRPPARYLPEEVAPPVDDTPTLVDLASRRARRAAGESRSKRRKASADAVDGAYWAGLRGEAK, encoded by the coding sequence GTGGTGCGCCGCCGCGAGACGATCGAGGAGCAGATGGCCCGGGCAAAGCAGAACCAGAAGGCGCCCACCGTCCGGACCGGTACCAGCAGTCGGGGGGTGCGAACCCGGTCGCGGTCGGCGACCGCCCTGCTGATCGCGTCGGTGCTCGCCGCGCTCTGGGCGGCGACCATGCTGACCGGTGCGGGTCAGAAGGCGTACGCGTACGGCTTCTTCTTCACCGAGTTCTTCGCCGGCGTGATCGCCCTGGTGTCGCTGAGCCTCACCGTCATGCTCGGCCTGCTCGCCACCGACCGCCTCGTGCTGCGCATCGCGCACCGGGTGCTGTTGCAGTCGGCGCACCGGGCCACCGGCGTGCTCGGCGTCGCCGGGCTGCTCTTCCACGTGCTCACCAAGGTCGCCACCGGCCGGGCGGCGGCGACCGACGCGCTGGTGCCGTTCGTCGGAGGCGGAGGCCTCTACGTCGGGCTCGGCACGGTGGCCGCCCTGCTGATGGTCAGCGTGATCTGGACCGGCATCATCCGCGCCCGCTTCGCCGACGTCGGACCGAAGTGGCTCTGGCGCGCGCTGCACTCCATGGCGTACGTCGCCTGGCCGTTCGCCCTGTTCCACGGCCTCAACGCCGGCCGGGTCGCCAAGTCCTGGGTGGTCCTCAGCTATCTCGCCTGCGTGCTGCTGGTCGTGCTGGCGCTGCTGGTCCGGCTCTCGGTCACCATCGGCCGGCGCAGCCGCGAGCAGCACCAGGCCGCGGTGCGCAACGCGGCGATGGCCGGCCGGGCCGGCGACGAGGGCCGCGGCCGGTCGCTGATGGCCGGGCTCAGCCGGCGCCGCGACACCGGCGCGGAGAAGCGTCCGGCCTGGGCCGAGACCACCACCGCCACGTGGGCCGCGCCGGCCACCGCCCGGCCCCGCGACCCCGACCGGTTCACAGTGCCGGTGGTGCCCGAGCCGGGCTCGCTCACCGAGCCCGCCCGGCCCGGCAGGCGCCAGCGGGACGAGGAGCCAGCCGCCCGCCGGAGCACCGAACGGGCCGCGCGCGGCCGGCGCGACGAGCTGGAACCGGCGACCCGCCGGTCGACCCGGCGGGACGTGGACGAGCCGCGCCGGCGCGACGAGGAGGAGCTGGAGCCGGTGGCCCGGCGCCGCGGCGAACGCACCCGCGACCGGGACGAGGCGGCTTCGACCCGGCGGCGGCGAAGCGGCGCGCCGGTCGAAGAGCCGGTCGCCGAGCCCTCCACCCGCCGGTCCCGCGTCGAGGACGACGGCAGCCGGTACTCGGCCCCGCCCCGACGGACCGTCGAGGAGCCCGAGGAGCCGTGGGACAGCCCACGCCGGTGGCAGGCCGCGGAGCCGATCTCGGCCGGCCCGGTCTCCGCGGAGCCGATCTCCGTGGGCCCGATCTCGGCCGGCCCGATCTCCGCGGCGCCGCGGAGCGGCAGCGGCCGGCACAGCGCCGAGGACGACCTGCCGGAGGAGCCGGACTACTGGCGCCCGCCGGCCCGGTACCTGCCGGAGGAGGTCGCGCCGCCCGTCGACGACACCCCCACCCTGGTCGACCTGGCGTCGCGGCGGGCACGGCGGGCCGCCGGCGAGAGCCGGTCCAAGCGCCGCAAGGCCAGCGCCGACGCGGTGGACGGG
- a CDS encoding ABC transporter permease: MITLPATPAATRADRPNEPDRRLPALGGFAPAVLRIELRRVLRNRRTLAFTLIMPGVFFLIFGLPQGGQSLDNGRPVTAYVMISLAVYAAMVATTSAGGAVATERALGWSRQLRLTPLRPTAYVATKLITAMTLGLLAVVVEFLVGAAAGVRIPMHVWLLAGLGAWVGSLVFAAFGLFIGYLVPAENVMQFIGPILAVLAMFGGLFVPLEVLPEVLQHVARFTPVYGVGELSRAPLTGEGVSMAAVANIACWALVFGVGAARLFRRDTARV; the protein is encoded by the coding sequence ATGATCACCCTGCCGGCAACCCCCGCCGCCACCCGTGCCGACCGGCCCAACGAGCCGGACCGCCGGCTGCCCGCCCTGGGCGGGTTCGCCCCGGCCGTCCTGCGCATCGAGCTGCGCAGGGTGCTGCGCAACCGCCGCACGCTCGCGTTCACACTGATCATGCCGGGTGTCTTCTTCCTCATCTTCGGCCTGCCGCAGGGCGGGCAGTCGCTGGACAACGGCCGCCCGGTGACCGCGTACGTGATGATCAGCCTGGCCGTCTACGCGGCCATGGTGGCGACCACCAGCGCCGGCGGCGCTGTGGCCACCGAGCGGGCGCTGGGCTGGAGCCGGCAGCTGCGGCTCACCCCGCTGCGCCCGACCGCGTACGTGGCCACCAAGCTGATCACCGCGATGACCCTCGGCCTGCTCGCGGTCGTCGTCGAGTTCCTGGTGGGCGCGGCCGCCGGCGTCCGCATCCCGATGCACGTCTGGCTGCTGGCCGGCCTCGGCGCCTGGGTCGGCTCGCTGGTCTTCGCCGCGTTCGGCCTCTTCATCGGCTACCTGGTGCCGGCCGAGAACGTCATGCAGTTCATCGGGCCGATCCTGGCGGTGCTGGCCATGTTCGGCGGGCTCTTCGTCCCGCTCGAGGTGCTGCCGGAGGTGCTCCAGCACGTCGCCCGGTTCACCCCGGTGTACGGCGTGGGCGAGCTGTCCCGTGCCCCGCTGACCGGTGAAGGGGTCAGCATGGCCGCTGTGGCCAACATCGCCTGCTGGGCCCTGGTCTTCGGTGTCGGCGCGGCCCGGCTGTTCCGCCGGGACACCGCTCGGGTCTGA
- a CDS encoding sensor histidine kinase translates to MDLSTGQPRPASRHWRFTGWLLAAVWLFFLNVPLGTALHQPQSWRQVLGVAALLVFGVGYVLLFQWARRLRQSLLPIPARRARVGLLLLLAVGLASIPGTGGDWLATLVYVAAAAVFLLPFREALLVVVLCALTPVLASRLVPGWEAENTIVFAVLLASFAMFGVSRLAQRNSELQAAQQEIHRLAVAEERARAARDLHDILGHSLTVVAIKAELAGRLLDVDRERAAAEIAEVEGLARAALADVRQTVGAYREVTLAGELAGARTALAAAGIAAELPGEVPALPKEWDRLFGWAVREGVTNVVRHSGARCCTIRVHPDRVEVSDDGRGPSTSDSSGHGLVGLRERARVLDAVVSVGRRPDGTGFLLRVHAPAEAR, encoded by the coding sequence ATGGATCTTTCGACGGGCCAACCCCGGCCGGCGAGCCGCCACTGGCGGTTCACCGGCTGGCTGCTGGCCGCGGTGTGGCTGTTCTTCCTCAACGTGCCGCTCGGCACCGCGCTGCACCAGCCCCAGTCCTGGCGGCAGGTCCTCGGTGTGGCCGCGCTGCTCGTCTTCGGCGTCGGCTATGTGCTGCTGTTCCAGTGGGCCCGCCGGCTGCGGCAGTCGCTCCTGCCGATCCCGGCGCGTCGGGCGCGGGTGGGGCTGCTGCTGTTGCTCGCGGTCGGCCTGGCCAGCATCCCGGGCACCGGCGGCGACTGGCTGGCCACCCTTGTCTACGTGGCCGCCGCGGCGGTGTTCCTGCTGCCGTTCCGGGAGGCGTTGCTGGTCGTGGTGCTCTGCGCGCTGACCCCGGTGCTGGCGTCCCGGCTGGTGCCGGGGTGGGAGGCGGAGAACACAATCGTCTTCGCTGTGCTGCTCGCCTCGTTCGCCATGTTCGGGGTGTCCCGACTGGCCCAGCGCAACAGTGAGCTCCAGGCCGCCCAGCAGGAGATCCACCGGCTCGCGGTCGCCGAGGAGCGGGCCCGCGCCGCCCGAGACCTGCACGACATCCTCGGGCACTCGCTGACGGTGGTGGCGATCAAGGCGGAGTTGGCCGGACGGCTGCTCGACGTGGACCGGGAGCGGGCCGCCGCCGAGATCGCCGAGGTGGAGGGGCTGGCCCGGGCGGCGCTGGCGGACGTGCGGCAGACGGTCGGGGCGTACCGCGAGGTGACCCTCGCCGGGGAGCTGGCCGGCGCCCGTACCGCGCTGGCCGCGGCGGGCATCGCGGCGGAACTGCCGGGCGAGGTGCCGGCGCTGCCGAAGGAGTGGGACCGGTTGTTCGGGTGGGCGGTTCGGGAAGGGGTGACGAACGTGGTCCGGCACAGTGGGGCGCGGTGCTGCACGATCCGGGTGCACCCGGACCGGGTCGAGGTGAGTGACGACGGCCGGGGTCCGTCCACGTCCGACTCCTCCGGGCACGGCCTGGTCGGCCTGCGGGAGCGGGCGCGAGTGCTGGACGCCGTGGTGTCCGTGGGTCGCCGTCCGGACGGAACCGGCTTCCTGCTGCGGGTACACGCGCCGGCGGAGGCCCGGTGA
- a CDS encoding response regulator transcription factor codes for MSGPGGGASAPGAPIRLLLADDQALVRGALAALLSLEPDLTVVAEVGRGDEVVPEALRTAPDVALLDVEMPGLDGIAAAAALRAALPACRVLVVTTFGRPGYLRRAMEAGANGFVVKDTPARQLAEAVRRVHAGLRVVDPTLAAETLATGASPLTERETEVLRAARAGGTVADLARELHLSEGTVRNHLSAVIGKTGARNRAEAVRVAERNGWLLGE; via the coding sequence GTGAGCGGCCCCGGCGGTGGTGCGTCCGCGCCGGGCGCGCCGATCCGGTTGCTGCTCGCCGACGATCAGGCGTTGGTCCGTGGCGCGCTGGCCGCGCTGCTCTCGCTGGAGCCGGATCTGACAGTGGTGGCCGAGGTCGGTCGGGGCGACGAGGTGGTGCCGGAGGCGCTCCGGACCGCCCCCGACGTGGCCCTGCTGGACGTGGAGATGCCCGGCCTCGACGGGATCGCCGCCGCCGCCGCGCTACGCGCCGCGCTGCCGGCCTGCCGGGTGCTGGTGGTGACCACCTTCGGTCGGCCCGGCTACCTGCGTCGGGCGATGGAGGCCGGCGCGAACGGCTTCGTGGTCAAGGACACGCCGGCCCGGCAGCTCGCCGAGGCGGTCCGCCGGGTGCACGCCGGCCTACGGGTGGTCGACCCGACGCTGGCAGCGGAGACGCTGGCCACCGGCGCCAGCCCGCTGACCGAGCGGGAGACCGAGGTGCTCCGGGCGGCCCGCGCCGGTGGCACCGTCGCCGACCTGGCGCGGGAGCTGCACCTGTCCGAGGGGACGGTGCGCAACCATCTCTCGGCGGTCATCGGGAAGACCGGCGCCCGCAACCGGGCCGAGGCGGTCCGCGTCGCCGAGCGGAACGGCTGGCTGCTCGGCGAGTGA